The genomic DNA TGGGCCTGGTCGAAGTAGCCCGCGCGGGCCGCAACGTCGCCCCAGTCGATCACTGCATCGATGTCGATCGCCAACACGGTGGAGGTGAAACGGTAGCTGCGTGCCAGCCGCTTCGGCGTGACGCCGATGACCTCCTTGAACCGCTTCGCAAGGTAGGTGCTGCTGGCGCGGGCTGCCATGCCGAGTTCGCTGATCGGCACCGCACCGCCGGTTTCCTCGATGGCGCTGCTCATGTGGCGGATGATGTCCAGGCCGTCGATCGGGCGCAGCCTTCGCACCAGTTCGTCTTCGAGCACCCTCAGCATTTCGTGCGGCGAGTCCGCCGAGGTCAGTCGGTGTCGCAACTCGGCGGTGGCGGACTGGCCCCAGAGCTGCCCCACGGTCGCCGGTCGGTCGCACAATTCAGCCGCGGACATCGGAAGGAACGGCGCCAGCCCCCACGGCTTGAAGTGGACTCCCACAGACCGGGTCGGAGTCGGGTAGCCGAACTCCCACGCACGGGTGGGCGTGGTGACCGCGCAGCCGTCAGCGTATTCCACGGCCTCTACTTCGGCGCCGGCGCGGATGAAAAACGGCGCTCCGAGGTTGACGATGAGCAGAGGCGCGGGCGCGGCCGGCAGCATCAACCGAGAGTACGGCGGGGTTCCCTCTAAGTAGTAGAGGTCGTCAACCAGCCCGTCGAGCGGCGGACCGGGCGCTCTGGACAGATACTCCACGTTGACATCATCCCAGAACGCCCCGTTCAGACGTCCCTCGTCACCTGTTGTGCCGACTGTATCGCCCACATCCGACTTTGCTGAAGCGATATCCATCGCCGAGGGCTTCTGACGGTTTGGTTGACCCGTTGGGTACCGCCTCCACAGACCGCAGTCGAGATCGACCTTGGCCACAGGAGGCGTGCCGATCAAGAAAATGTCATGACAAAGCGGGCTGGGAGGCGCCGGCAGTAGCCCTGCAGCGTGACACCTAGTGTCAACCCGCCGCGATTCCGACAGTTCTCATGGGACTTCTTTCGCCGCGGGGTTCGGCAGTGCTGCGTTCCGCCGCTGAGGTGCAGATTGGATGATCGATAAACGCGATCATCCCCGGTGAACCGACAGTTCGGCGAAAAAGGGCGAACCGGCGACCCATATGCTGAGCGCATGATCGGAATCGTGCCCAGCCGGACCGGCGCTCGCATCTGGCACGCGCTCACAGCCCTGACCGTCCTGCTCGCCGTCGGCACACAGCTCGCGCTCGTGATCGGCGACGTGAACATCGGCTTCGGTCCCTCGAACGCTCCGCTGGGGCAGCGCCTGTTCGAGTTCTTCAGTTACTTCACCGTGCAGTCGAACATCTTCGTCGGCATCGCCGCCGGCCTCCTCGCGGCACGACCGGATCGCGACGGAGCGTACTTCCGCGTCCTCCGCATCGCCGCGATGTTCGGCATTACGGTGACGTTGCTCATGTACCACTTCGTCCTATCGCCGCTCGCGAACTTCACCGGCGTCGCCTCAGCATCGAACATCGGCCTGCACTACGTCGTGCCCATATTTGCCATCGTCGGCTGGATCTTGTTTGGCCCTCACCCCCGCGTGAGCTGGAAAGCGTTGTTCCTCGCACTCATCTGGCCAGGCGCATTCATCATCGTCACGGTCGTGCAAGGCGCCGTCACGGGCTTCTACCCGTACCCGTTCGTCAACATCGACGTCTTGGGCTTCCCCACCGTGCTGATTAACGGTGTCGGGATCGTCGCCCTCCTCCTCGCGGTGGGTTCGGCCTACAAGCTCATCGATTGGCTCATCTCGCGACCGAAGAAGCGCACGACATAGTTCGTCGCGTCAGCTCCCGCCGCGAGATCTCTTCGCCCCTCGCCTCACAGGTCGGCCGGTCATGCGTTTTATTCTAGCGCTAGAATAGCCCTCATGACCCCGACCGAACTGACGATCCTCGGTCTCATCGCCGAGCAGCCGCGGCACGGCTATGACCTCGAACAGGTGATCGAACAGCGCGGGATCCGCCGCTGGGCCGAGATCGGTTTCTCGTCGATCTACTACGTGCTCACGAAGCTCGAAGGTCGCGGACTCATCGCGTCGAACGACACGCAGACCAGCGCCAAGTCCAAGCGGGTGTTCCACGCCA from Microbacterium sp. LWO13-1.2 includes the following:
- a CDS encoding AraC family transcriptional regulator encodes the protein MDIASAKSDVGDTVGTTGDEGRLNGAFWDDVNVEYLSRAPGPPLDGLVDDLYYLEGTPPYSRLMLPAAPAPLLIVNLGAPFFIRAGAEVEAVEYADGCAVTTPTRAWEFGYPTPTRSVGVHFKPWGLAPFLPMSAAELCDRPATVGQLWGQSATAELRHRLTSADSPHEMLRVLEDELVRRLRPIDGLDIIRHMSSAIEETGGAVPISELGMAARASSTYLAKRFKEVIGVTPKRLARSYRFTSTVLAIDIDAVIDWGDVAARAGYFDQAHFVHEFRGYTGLTPTRYVEARQRFLREHPGHALEGWPVPAD
- a CDS encoding Pr6Pr family membrane protein translates to MIGIVPSRTGARIWHALTALTVLLAVGTQLALVIGDVNIGFGPSNAPLGQRLFEFFSYFTVQSNIFVGIAAGLLAARPDRDGAYFRVLRIAAMFGITVTLLMYHFVLSPLANFTGVASASNIGLHYVVPIFAIVGWILFGPHPRVSWKALFLALIWPGAFIIVTVVQGAVTGFYPYPFVNIDVLGFPTVLINGVGIVALLLAVGSAYKLIDWLISRPKKRTT